Genomic segment of Sulfitobacter faviae:
GCAAGGGGCAACGCCCCACGGGGCTTCGAGATCCTCGGCCACGGGGGTGATCGTGAGACCGCTCTGCGCTGTGGCGGCACCCGCAGCGCAGAGGCTGCCGAGGCTGATGAAGGCGGCAGTGGCGAGGTGTTTTGCGCGGGTCATGGGCAGGCTCCTTTGGGCATGGGGCTTGGATCAAGACATAGCCAGCGCACCGCCCATTTCCACCATCGTTCCCGGTCCACGCGAAAACCCGCCCGCGAAAAACACTTTATAAATCGCCTTTTCTTTTTCGAAACCACGACCTAACGTTCGATCAGAACGAGAGTTCAACTAAGGGAGAGTACCAAATGAAAAAAATACTGATGGCCACAACGGCCGTTGCTCTGCTCGCCACGGGCGCGCATGCGGAAGACACCAAAATCGGCATTCTGCTGGGCTTCACCGGCCCGCTGGAATCGTTGGCCAATGACATGGCCGCCGGTGCCGAACTGGCGATTTCCGAGGTTAACGAGAGCGGCATGTTCCTCGACGGGGCCACCGTTTCGTCTGAACGTGGCGACACCGGCTGTATCGACGCGGGTTTGGCCGTGGCATCGGCTGAGCGTCTGATCACCTCCGACCGCGTGAGCGGCATCGTGGGCGGCATGTGCTCGGGTGAAACCACCGCCTCGCTGCAGAACGTCGCCATTCCGAATGGCATCGTGATGATCTCGCCCTCTGCGACATCCCCGGCCCTGTCGACGGTCGAAGACAACGGCCTGTTCTTCCGCACATCGCCCTCGGACGCGCGTCAGGGTCAGGTCATGGCCGACATCCTGAACGACCGTGGCATCAAGGAAGTCGCCGTCACCTATACCAACAACGACTATGGTAAAGGTTTGGCCGACAGCTTTGAGACCGCCTACAAAGAATCCGGCGGCACCGTGACCATCAACACCTCGCATGAAGACGGCAAAGCGGACTACTCCGCCGAAGTCGGCGCGCTGGCCTCTGCCGGTGGTGAGGTTCTGGTCGTGGCAGGCTATGTCGACCAAGGTGGCGCGGGCATCGTGAACGGTGCGCTGGACGCCGGT
This window contains:
- a CDS encoding ABC transporter substrate-binding protein, with amino-acid sequence MKKILMATTAVALLATGAHAEDTKIGILLGFTGPLESLANDMAAGAELAISEVNESGMFLDGATVSSERGDTGCIDAGLAVASAERLITSDRVSGIVGGMCSGETTASLQNVAIPNGIVMISPSATSPALSTVEDNGLFFRTSPSDARQGQVMADILNDRGIKEVAVTYTNNDYGKGLADSFETAYKESGGTVTINTSHEDGKADYSAEVGALASAGGEVLVVAGYVDQGGAGIVNGALDAGAFDVFMFPDGMVSDTLEEKFAEIADGSFGQNPSAAGEGPDNYKKMGKEAGFEPTNAFSPESYDAAALMLLAMQAAGSNDPAEYKEKVMEVANAPGEKILPGELGKALQIIKDGGDVDYVGASAVELIGPGESAGNYREIEMKDGKMVTVGYR